A section of the Castanea sativa cultivar Marrone di Chiusa Pesio chromosome 12, ASM4071231v1 genome encodes:
- the LOC142618844 gene encoding pentatricopeptide repeat-containing protein At3g25210, mitochondrial, with translation MPPSFIHRLLISTSTLRNTTHLSSLHLNLTLLSLHHHHHHHHRSLSSTPTPPPPPPPPPPPTFHPRSKTQLETQFETWVQNLKPGFTPSDVEHTLWSQSDPDLALDLFRWTALQRGYTHTHATYFTIIKILVSNKRYGLAETLIEEVLSGACDINIPLYNYIIKFCCDRRSLFNRAFDVYKKMYNSENCKPNLVTYSMLFNLLLRRFNKLNVCYMYLQSAKSLSKQMKAAGVIPDTYVLNMIIKAYSKCLEVDEAIRVFREMGLYGCEPNAYTYGYILKGLCEKGRVGQGFGFYEEMKGKGLVPSSSSYMILICSLALERRFENAIGVVFDMLGKLMGPDLLTYKTLLEGLCHEGRGNEAFELLDELRKRDRSMSEKMYKALLNELHFLCR, from the coding sequence ATGCCTCCATCCTTCATCCACCGCCTACTCATCTCCACTTCCACTCTCCGCAACACCACCCACCTTTCCTCTCTCCACCTCAACCTCACCCTCCTCTcactccaccaccaccaccaccaccaccaccgctcTCTCTCCTCCACGCCCActccaccaccgccaccaccaccaccaccaccaccaaccttCCACCCCAGAAGCAAAACCCAACTCGAAACCCAGTTCGAAACATGGGTCCAAAACCTCAAACCCGGGTTCACTCCATCCGATGTCGAGCACACCCTTTGGTCCCAATCCGACCCAGACCTCGCTCTCGACCTCTTCCGCTGGACTGCCTTACAACGTGGCTACACTCACACCCACGCCACCTACTTCACCATCATCAAAATCCTCGTCTCCAACAAGCGCTACGGCCTCGCCGAGACCCTCATCGAAGAGGTACTCTCTGGTGCTTGTGACATTAACATTCCTCTTTATAACTACATTATCAAGTTCTGCTGTGATAGAAGATCGCTCTTTAATCGAGCCTTTGATGTTTATAAGAAAATGTATAATTCCGAGAATTGTAAACCCAATTTAGTGACTTATTCCATGTTGTTTAACCTGTTGCTTAGAAGGTTCAATAAGTTGAATGTTTGTTATATGTATTTGCAATCGGCTAAGTCGTTGTCGAAGCAAATGAAGGCCGCGGGTGTGATTCCGGATACTTATGTGTTGAATATGATTATAAAGGCGTACTCGAAATGTCTTGAGGTTGATGAGGCCATTCGGGTTTTTCGTGAAATGGGGTTGTATGGATGTGAGCCAAATGCATATACTTACGGGTATATACTGAAGGGGTTGTGTGAGAAAGGGAGGGTTGGCcagggttttgggttttatgAGGAAATGAAGGGGAAGGGTTTGGTTCCGAGTAGTAGTAGttatatgattttgatttgtaGTCTTGCGTTAGAACGAAGGTTTGAGAATGCGATTGGGGTTGTTTTCGATATGTTGGGGAAGTTGATGGGTCCTGATTTGTTGACTTATAAAACGTTGTTGGAAGGTTTGTGTCATGAAGGGAGGGGCAATGAGGCGTTTGAATTGCTTGATGAATTGAGGAAGAGGGACCGTTCGATGAGTGAGAAGATGTACAAGGCTTTGTTAAATGAATTGCATTTTCTATGTCGTTAA